DNA sequence from the Candidatus Neomarinimicrobiota bacterium genome:
ATCTCTCTCCAATGACCACTCTTGCGGAAGGCGATCTCGATTTTTCACTGATTACTGAGGGGACAACCGGTTTTCAGTCTAACTTGGGAGGGACTGTTGATGCGGGACACGAGAACGAGGTTGTAATAGAGCAGGAGGTCAATACCCGCCGCCGGATTGAAAGGGCGGTACGCTTTGCATTTGACTGGGCAGTCAAACAGGAGCGAAACACGGTGACTATGGTCTACGGAGCGAAAACTCAAAAGTACAGTCAGGAATTGTGGCTGCGTATTTTCAAAGAGGTTGGTGAATCATTTGATAAAATATCCACTGTCACGATTCGCCCCGACGCTTTCATCCAGCGCTTCGTCAACACTCCTGATCAGTTCGACGTGGTTGTCACTGAGCACACGTTTGGCTCGGTAATCTCTTCTCTCGCCACAGCGTTTGTCGGCGGTCACGGACTGGCTTCTGTGGCGCATGTCAATCCAGACGGGAAGGGTCTCTTCCGTCCACTGCATCCGCTTTCGACCAAGTATGCAGGCAAGGATTACGCTAATCCCATGGGCATCATGATGGGGGTTAGTTTGCTCTTGAAGCTAGATGGGCATGCAGAAATCACCAGTTCTATTGAAGCTTCGCTCAAGAAAGCGGTGGAAAGCGGCTGGACCACTCGCGATTTAAGTGGGAGTATGGGAACAAGCGAACTGGGTGACTACATCTGTTCCTATTTGACAGAAAGACACGCATGAAACGTCCGTTTTCGCATTCCAGTCTTTCTTCCTTCGAACGGTGTCCTGCAAAGTACAAGTTTTATTATCTGGAAGGGATCGAGAAACCGCACGAAAGTGTAGAATCGTTTCTTGGGAGGCGTGTTCATGAATCACTCGAATTTCTCTACGGTGAGGTTGGTGACGGTAAGACACTGTTCTTTGATCATATCAGCGATCATTTTAGAAATTCGTGGGAGACCGCATGGCATAAACATATCGTCATCGTTGATCCGCAACTGTCGCCCCGCGACTATTTCCAGATAGGTGAACAGTGCCTGGCGTGGTACTTTAGAACGTATCATCCGTTTGAAGAATCTGTTGAAGGGATCGAGGTAGAAATCGTCTTCAAACTGGCCGAAGATGATAAGTTCAAGATAAAAGGCATTATTGACCGTCTCGATAGAAATGACGGCAAATGGGAGATACACGACTACAAAACTTCCAAACGTGCAATGACTCAAGCCGCGGCCGATAAAGACAGGCAACTAGCCCTTTATCAGATCGGTCTTGAAAATCTGTACGATGAAGTTGAAGAGGTGGACCTTATCTGGCATTTTGTGAGGAAAGGTGATACCGTCCGAACTCGCAAGACCCCGCATCAGATTGATGAGTTGAAATCTTCTATTCGTAAACTGGTAGCAAAGATTGAGGAGCGGATCGTGAGAGGAGGACCTTTTCTGCCACGACCGACACCGCTGTGCAACTGGTGTTATTACTGGGATGAATGCCCCGCCAAGCGAGAGCATAATCCCTTTGTGAAAGCCGGCGCCACAGCCTAATTTCTCCGCCGTTATGATCCAGTTTTCCCGTCGAGAAAAAAATCTCCTGCAGCAACTGTTCGCGCCCGATTCCATAGAAAAATTGATGGAAATCGTCCCGGAGACCAACAAGAGCGACTGGGAAGCGCTGCGAGCTAAAATTGTCGGTGGTGAGGGGAAATCGATCCCACTGATACTTTATGTAGATGGTGCGGCAGATTTGAAGGCCAAAAACGCTGGCATCGGCGGCATTATTTTGCGCAATGATAATAGTAAAGAGGAGCTGTTCACTTTTTCTGATAACATTGGTCAGGCGACAAATAATGAAGCCGAATACAAAGCCCTCATTAGAGGACTCGAATATGCCGCTGAATTGAACGGAACAGACATTGTTGTTTACAGTGATAGTGAACTGATCGTCAATCAGGTGAATCTGGAGTACAAAGTCAAGAACAAGAGGATGTTATCGTTACACAGAAAGGCACGCTCAATTCTCGAAAAGTTCGGGTCGTGGCAGGTGCGGCACATTCCACGCGATGATAACCGGAAGGCAGACAGTCTCAGCAAGATGGCACTGGTAGAAGAACAGGTGAAGAGATGAAAGCATTGATTACGGCCGGTGGTCATGGAACGCGACTAAGGCCTATCACTCACACCAAGAACAAGCATCTCATCCCGATAGCCAACAGACCGATGCTGGCTTACGCCCTGGAGTACGCACACAAGGCCGGTATCGAGGAGGTTGGGATCGTCGTCAACGAGGGTGATAAGGAGATCAGCGCTACGTTTGGCGATGGCAACGATCTGAACGTGAACATAACTTATATCGAGCAGAAGGCTCCCCTCGGATTGGCTCACGTGGTGAAAATAGCTGAATCGTACATCGATGGAGATGAATTCATCTTCTATCTGGGAGATAATATTCTTGTGGGCGGTATAAAGAAATTCATCGATGAATTCCACGAGAATCGTTCGAGCTGTCACCTCGTTCTGAGCAAAGTCCCTGACCCGGAGCGGTTTGGTGTCCCAGAGATTAAGGTCAATCAGATCGTGGCGGTAGAGGAAAAACCGACATCACCCAAAAGCAATTATGCTGTCACCGGCATTTATCTTTACGACCAGAATATTTTTGAGGCGGTGAACAGTATTATACCTTCAGTCAGAGGTGAGCTGGAGATTTCTGACGCCCATCAGTACCTGCTTGATAAAGGACTGAGCGTTACATATTCCGAGATAACAGGGTGGTGGAAAGACACCGGCAAATCAGCGGACTTGTTGGAAGCGAACCGGCTAGTGCTTGACAATGTTGACGGTCCCAGCAGTGCTGAAATTGATAACCAGTCAAAAATGACTGGCCGCGTCGTGTCCGGCACCGGGACAAAAATCGTCCGCAGTACCATAAGGGGACCTGTCATACTGGGTCAAGATGTGATCGTGAAGAATGCCTACATTGGACCTTACACCTCCATCGGCGATCGTTGCAGTATCATCGGAAGTGAAGTGGAATACTCTATCTTTATGAGCGATTCACTGATAGAAGATGTGGGTGTCAGGATAGAAGCTTCCCTGGTGGGTCACGAGGTGAAAATTACGAATTCCAGTACCAGGCCGAAGACCCACAGACTGATGGTAGGAAATCAGGGTAAAATTGAGCTGGCCTGAGGAGAGAGAGGCGATTCACCCTTCCAGGCGTGTCGCTTTCTGCACGCTGGGATGCAAGCTAAATTTTTCCGAGTCGTCTACCGTGGCGCGCGACCTTTTTACAAATGGCTTCCACAAAGTTGATTTTGGCGAGAGGGCGGACCTTTATGTAATCAATACCTGTTCGGTGACGGATAACGCCGAAAGGAAGTGTCGCAAAGTGGTAAGGCAAGCTCTCAGAAGTTCACCGGATGCATTCATAGCGGTTATGGGATGTTATGCGCAACTGCGCCCCCGGGAAATCTCCAGAATTCCCGGCGTGGATATTGTGGTCGGCGCAGATGAAAAATTTAATCTTCCTGCCAGTCTGGATGATCTTAATAAGCGATCCATTCCCCAATACCACAGTTGCGACATTGAGCAGGTGAACACATTTTTCCCTGCCTACTCCGTTGGTGAAAGGACGCGAGCGTTCCTGAAAGTTCAGGACGGGTGTGATTATAACTGTTCTTACTGTATCATTCCCGAGGCAAGGGGCAGGAGCAGGAGTGGCACTGTCCTTCAGGTGATGGTGCAGGCGCGGCGACTTGCGCAGACTGGCGTGAGAGAAATTGTGTTGACGGGAGTTAACACAGGTGATTTTGGCACTTGGAACGGCGAATCGCTCCTTGACCTCATCCAGTCTCTCGATACCATTGATGGTATCGACCGTTTCAGAATTTCGTCCATCGAGTCAAACCTCCTCAGCGATGCAATTATTGATTTCGTTGCCCGATCTGAGAGATTTGTACCTCATTTTCACATCCCACTTCAGTCTGGATCGAACCGGGTTCTCAGCGCCATGCGCCGCAGGTACCATGCTGACCTCTACCGGGAAAAGGTAGCGACGGTAAAAGAGCGTATTCCAGACTGTTGCATCGGGGTTGATGTCATCGTTGGTTTTCCCAGCGAGAGTGAGCGTGATTTCCTGAAAACTTATGAACTCCTTTTGCAAGCGGATATCTCTTACTTGCATGTATTTACCTATTCGGAACGACCGAATACTGACGCGTTGAAGGTTTCCCCGGTTGTACCGCAAAAGGAACGTAGCAGGCGCAGCAAGATACTTCACACCCTTTCCAGTCAGAAGAAGGAGTCGTTTTACGATGATCACCGGGGAAGAACAATGCCGGTTCTTTTCGAGAAATATGATGCTGGAATTCTGTCAGGTATGACAGATAACTACATCCGCGTCGAAACGGTGGGAGAGGAACGGATGATCAATGAGATTAGAAAAGTTCATCTGCTTGAGCAAAAACGAGGATTTTTAAGAGGAGAGCTCGCAAATTGAGTCGTCAACCTTTCGTTTCGGTAGCCGGAAACATTGCCGTTGGTAAAACGACCCTCACCACTATCATCGCCGACCGTCTTAGCTGGCGACCATTCTTCGAGTCCGTGGAAGATAATCCATATCTGTCTGATTTCTACGGCGACATGAAGCGGTGGAGCTTTCACCTTCAGATCTATTTCCTATCCAAACGGTTCATGACGCAGCGTGAGATGGCATCGGGCAATATACCGGCTGTGCAGGACAGAACGATCTATGAAGATGTGGAGATCTTTGCGCGCTCCTTATACGATATGGGAAACATGTCGGATCGGGATTGGCGGAGCTACAAAGATCTTTTTTATGAGATGACAAGTTATCTGGCGAAGCCGGCACTGATTCTCTATCTCAAGGCGTCTACAGATACACTGATGACAAGAATGAAATCGCGGGGGAGGGATTATGAAAAGACGGTATCGCCAGAGTATCTCCACAGACTAAATATGGCCTATAGCCGCTGGGTGGAAAGTGCAGAGGATGAACTGAACATCGTAACTGTTGAGACGGACGGTTTCAACGTCTATGAGGATGAAGATGGTGTCGAAAAAATCCTGGCAAAAGTGCGGCGGGAGTGTGGTTTGGAACAGGCTGAGACAGTCAGTTGACGCGTGGGAATGACTGTTTGATTTAGCAATGATTATTGCGAACTTTAATAAAGCATAACGGAGCAAGCAGATGCAGCTTCGACATTTGATATATTTATTCTTCTTCCTCGGTCTAACACACTTTCTTTCTGCCGGAGATTCCGAGCCGGGAGTTGTTTTCTCAAATGTTTCTCTTACCCGGAGTCAGGACGGGATGATCTATGTAATCATCGATTCAGAGGAGGATATTGCTGCACTGCAATTCTCTCTAGAATATGACCATAATAAAGTTATGATGGGAAAGCCGGCTTTCTTTCCGGACAATCAGCATTTTTCCATTGAAACCGGAGGCGATTCAAGTCTTATGAAAGTTATCGCCTTCAGTCTTGGCGGCAGACTGCTGGATACGAGCGATCCCGTTCTGAAGATTCCTCTCTCTGCTCTCGGTGATTTCGAAGGGGCTATTCCCCTTAACGTGAGGGAGTTTATCGCGTCAGATCCCAACGGAAATAAAGTAAATCTTAAGGTTTCAGCGGGAAAAGTTTTCATTGTGCCGACATTACCAAGGAAGCTCAATTTCAGTCAGAATTTTTCGAGCTTTTCCAGGGGCGAGCCGGTTATCAAACTTGATTTGCCTGAAGCCGCCCTGGTGAATCTCGCCATTTACGATGTCAAGGGGAAAAAGGTACGGATGATCGAAGAGAGGGAGATTCTGGAAGCGGGATTCCATTCCATCACCTGGGATGGGACAGATGCGGAGGGACAACCGGCTTCCGCTGGAGAGTATGTATGTTCTCTCAAGGTAGGCGCCAATTTGCACACTATGAAGATGGTGCTGTTAAGGTAAGCTTTATATATGGCAGTCTACCGGTGATAAACAGAGCATATGTTTTGAACGTAATCACACATACCATTAAGGATTAGATCGTCATGAGAATTGTTGTCATCGGCGCCGGCGAAGTCGGCTATCAGCTTGCCAAAGGTCTCAGTGAGGAAAACCTCGATATTACCATTATAGATATCAATCCTGATAAGGTACATCGTGCCATGGATACTCTGGATGTTATCGCCTTACAGGGAGACGGAGCCAGTCAAGAAGTTCTGAAAGAGGCGCGAGTTCAGGAGGCAGATATTGTTGTGGCTGTGACACGGATTGATGAGGTTAACCTGATTGCCTCGCAACTGTCACATGAATTGGGTGCGCGCAAGATTATTGCCCGGCTAAGAAACACCGATTACAGCAAAAAAGATACCATAATTCATCCTGAAAAATTTGGCATCGATAAGGTAATCCACCCGGAAATGGCAGCAACGGATGAAATCATTCGCCTTGTCATGCAAACAGCGGCCACCAGCGTAGATGATTTCGAAGGCGGGAAGCTTCAACTGATTGGACTTCGACTTAGCAACGGTTGTCCTGTCATCGGAAATGTGTTGGTAGAAATTCGGCAGGAGAATCCCGATTTTGCCTTTAATGCAGTGTGCGTTCTGCGGGGGAATAGAACCATCGTTCCACACGGAGATTCAGTCTTTGAACCGGGCGATATATGGTACTTTCTGGTGAAAAAGGAGCGAGTGGAAAACCTTCTGAAGGTTCTCGGGAAGCATATAAAAGAGACTCAGAATGTGATAATCCTCGGCGGTGGTAAGATCGGCAGGACAGTAGCCCGTTTACTTCAAGACAAAATTGACGTAAGACTCATTGATTCAAATCAGAAGAAGGCGGAAAAGCTGGCCCAGGAACTGGAGAAAACATTGATCCTCCACGGTGATGGTACGGATATCGAGTTCCTCAGGTCTGAGAGTATCGAGGATGTGGACAGTTTTATTGCAGTGACACAGAACGAGCAGACAAACCTTCTTTCGGCCCTTCTTGCGAAACATCTCGGTGTGAGGCAGAGCCTCGTCCACGTATCAACTACTGAGTATATACCTGTCATGAAGGTGATCGGTATGGACAGCGTTGTAAGCAAGAATATGTCAACTGTGAAGGAGATACTCGAATACATCAAGAGTGATGAAAAAATCATAGTCACAGATTTCGAAGACGTTGACGTGGAGGCAATTGAGTTCAGTCCTCAGCCAGGCTGCAAGGCGACACGAAATATTCTAAGTGAGATCAAATTTCCCTCCGATTGTGTTGTGGGTGCTGTGAATCATCACGGTCACATTTCAATTGCACAGGGTGATACTCAGCTCAGTGAAGAAGATATTGTCCTCGTATTCGTCATGCCGGCAGTCCTTCCTAAGATCGAAAAACTTTTCTCATAGCTTCAATGCACGTCCGGAGCATTCTGAATGTACTATCCGCTTTAGTTGCACTCCTTGGGTTCACAATGCTGCTGCCGGCGGTGTGTTCATTGTTCTACGGTGAATCCGATCTCGAAGGAATTCTGATCTCAGCCGGGATTACACTGGCTGTTACGCTACCGGTCTGGTTTTTCACAAGAGGCGAAGTACAGCTGGGGATCAAGGACGGTTTTGCCATTGTTACACTGACGTGGACATGTGTAGCAGCTTTTGGCGCTCTGCCATTCATTCTTACGGGTGCCATCCCAAATATCACGGACGCATTCTTCGAATCGATGTCCGGTGTAACGACAACAGGTGCCTCCATCATTGGAAACATCGCCACACTCCCTCACCTGTCAAACGGAGTTGAAAGTCTGCCACACGGTGTTCTCTTCTGGCGTAGCTTCATCCAGTGGATCGGCGGCATGGGAATCATCGTTTTCAGCATTGCCATCCTGCCTCTCTTGGGTGTAGGCGGCGTGCAGCTTTTCCGAGCCGAAGTTCCCGGTCCTGTACCTGATAAAATCAAACCCCGGGTGCAAGAAACGGCGAAAATTTTGTGGCTTGTCTATTGCGGAGTGAGCTTGACAGAGATGATTCTTCTGGCACTCGGGGGCATGTCCATTTTTGACGCCATGTGCCATACATTTACCACCATGGCTACGGGAGGTTTTTCAACGAAAAATATTAGCATCGGCTATTTCGACAGTTCTTATATCCATTACGTCATCACTTTCTTCATGTTTCTGGCGGGAGTCAATTTTACTCTGCACTGGAGAGCGCTCACGGGCAACATCAAAGAAGGCTATTTCAAAGACGGTGAATTCAAGTTTTACGGTGGTCTGATTCTCCTCTTCACACTATTTGTAATAATCAATAATGTGATCCAGCACGGTACTGTCGGCCACGCTCTTTTCAGAGATTCACTATTTCAGGTTGTCTCTATCATCACCACGACCGGATACGGGACAGCGGACTACACGCTCTGGGGGCCGTTCTCACAGATCGTTTTTCTTCTCCTGATGTTTTTTGGTGGCTGTGCCGGGTCGACTGGAGGAGGGATGAAAATGGCTCGCATCATGGTGGTGACTAAGTACAGCCTCTCAGAAGTGAAACGTCTGCTTCATCCACGAGCCGTCATACCCGTCCGGGTGGGGCGGCGAATGATTGCCGATGAAGTGATCCGTAATACTCTTGGTTTTGTACTGTTTTATGTTTCAATCTTTGTAGGCGTATCGGTGGTGCTCACGGCCATGGGTTTCGATCTTGTATCTGCCCTTGGGGCTACAGCGGCATCGATTGGCAATGTAGGACCGGGACTCGGATCTGTGGGACCGTCAGCAAACTATGCCCATTTCCCCGATCTGGCCAAGTGGCTTCTCTGTTTATGCATGCTTCTCGGGAGGCTGGAAATCTTTACTGTCATTGTCTTATTCAGCCGATCATTCTGGAAACGGTAGAGGCGCTAAAATGTCAACGGTACTGAAAGAAGCCAAAGAGAGATGTGGCGTCATTACCGTCAACAGGCCCGAGGTCCTCAATGCCGTGAATCAGAAAACAATGGAAGAATTGAAAGACGCGTTTATGGACTTCCGCCGTGACAGCGGAGTGGGTGTTATTATTCTCACTGGCGCAGGTGAAAAGTCTTTCATAGCGGGGGCGGATATTACTGAGATGTCATCGGCCAGCGCTACGGAAGCCGTCGAACTCATCACCGGTGGTGAAATGATTTCGACACAGGAAGCGGAGGAGATGGGACTTGTGAACCACGTGGTGCCGCCGGAGGATTTGATGCCTAAGGCGATGGAGATAGCCAATTCCATTCTGAGCCGCGGCCCGGAAGCGGTGAGACTCTCCCTTGAAGCAATTCAGCACGGAATGGAAATGACCCTGGCCGAAAGACTGGATTACGAAGCCAACCTCTTAGGTATTGTTTTCAGTACGGAGGACAAAGATGAGGGGACTACGGCCTTCATGGAGAAGAGAAAGCCGAAGTTTCAAGGCAAGTAGGAGAATCTTACTATGAATGAGAGCGAAACAATTTCTTCTTCAGAACGAGCTTCAGTCTATTCGCAGACTGCTGAAACCAGTGTCTTCGAGAACGGTCTCTTGCGCTGTATTAATCCGGCTACTATGGAGACCATCACGAAATTGAATATTTCCACAGAAAAAGAAATCAGGGAGAAAATTGACAGCCTGAAAGAGGCTCAACAGGAGTGGAGTGCCCTATCATCAAAAGATCGTGCTAAAGTTCTCAAGAAAATGAGGAAACATCTGGTGGAACGGATGGACGAGGTGATGGAGGTGATTCTAAAGGAGACAGGTAAAACGGACTTTGACGGCATTATTGAGATACTGACCACCGTCGAAATCATGCGCTTTGTTTCATCTGCCGGTCCCCGGACACTTGCTTCAGAGAAGCGTTCCATGGGAATCGTCATGAAGACAAAGCGCGGCTCGGTTCAGTATCTTCCCTTCGGTATCGTAGGGATCATATCACCGTGGAACTATCCGTTGATTCTGTCGGCAAGTCCTGTGGTTCAGGCGTTGATGGGAGGCAATGGTGTGTTGTTGAAGCCGTCCGAATACACGCCCCTCACTGCTCTGAAGATGAAGGAAGTTTTTGACGAAGGCGGATTGCCTGCCGGTCTGTTACAGGTGGTGATCGGCGGTGGTGATCTGGGCGAGGCGATTGTTGCATCTCCTGACACGGATCTGATTTGTTTCATCGGCAGTGTTAAGGTTGGCAAGCTGATAGGTGTTGCCTGCGCAGAACAGATGAAACCTGTTATTCTGGAACTAGGCGGAAAGGATCCTCTGATTGTGCTTGCCGATGCCAATATTGAGCGTGCGGCACGTGCCGCCGTCTGGGGCGGCTTTCACAATGCTGGACAGACTTGTATTTCCGTGGAACGCGTGTATGTGGAAGAGGCCGTGGCTGATCAATTCATTGAAAGAGTATCACAGCTTGCGATAGAAACGCAAATGGGGTCTCAGCAGTCGACATGCGATCTCGGGAGTATGACGACCAATCCTCAGGCGGCGAAGGTTTTAGCACAGATCGCCGATGCCAGAAAACGCGGCGCAAATATTATGGTTGGTGGCCAAGAACTTCCAAACCGTGAAGGCCACTTCATTCAGCCTACTGTCGTAGTAGATGTGGATGAGACGATGGAGTTGATGAATCGCGAGACATTCGGGCCGGTAATAGCCATATCGAAGGTCAAGGACGCAGACGAGGCGGTAGACAGGTCGAATTCACTGAGTTACGGTTTGAATGCATCCATCTTCACACAGGATTTGAAGAAGGCGCGGGAGCTGTCGAAACGCATTCAAGCCGGAAACATTTGCATTAATGATGTGGAATCCAACTATCTCTGCGTCAGTCTACCTTTTGGTGGGACTGGTTCCAGCGGGTACGGACGTCTGCAAGGTGTGGAAGGCATCAAGGCTTTTGCTCAGGTGCAAGCCGTTTGCGAAGACCGTTTTGGGCTGAAGAGGGAGCTGTGGTGGTTTCCTGTTTCCGACGGCGTGAAGAAGCTGTTCCGGGCGCTAATCAAGATCTTGTACGGATAGGTCGTTACTCTCACCTGACTGCTTTGTAATCAAGTGAGCAGAAGATTCTAGGCTATTGATTTCTCTCCGGCGGAGGGAAGACGAATAAGAGGGGGGCAAGGGGTTTCACTCACAACAGACCAATAATCGCAACAGTGGAGAGCAGTGGTGAAACAGCGTTTCTTTGAAGGTCTTTTTGGAAGATACATTCTTCCAGGCGTCATAATGCAGTCCGTTCTCATCGGAGGGGGATATGCCACTGGCAGGGAGATCGTTGAGTACGGCGCCCGCTTCGGTTCTCTCGGATGGATATCCGGACTCACGATATTCCTCGGTCTTGCATTTCTCAGCTTTCTTACTTTTGAGCTGGCACGGACCTTTCAGGCCTACGACTACCGTTCGCTTGTGAAACAGGTGGCATGGAGGTTCTGGTTTCTCTACGAGATTGTCTATGTGGTTTTGGGGATCATCGTAATTGCCGTCATGGCGTCCGCCACAGGTGAGATCGTACAACAGACACTGGGACTGAACTACTGGATGGGAGTTGCAGCCATTACCCTGGTGGTAGGTATTTTGAACTTTTACGGCCGCCATCTGATCGAGCAATTCAAGACGTTCGGCACAGCGGCGCTCTATCTTGGCTACATCCTCTTTTCCGTTCTCGTGCTCTCCAGCAAATGGAAGGCGGTGCAAGCCACGCTCGCCAATGGCGACACCTCTTATTCATCGCAACCAGTCACCGCGGCGACTGCCGTTGCTGTGGGGATCGTATATGTGGGGTACAATCTTGTCTTTGCGCCGGCACTCTTCACGCTGAGGCGGCAGTCGACACGTAGAGAGACGTTTCTGTCGGGAATGATCGCCGGACTGCTCATGACACTGCCTTGGTTTCTTACCTACTTTTCTCTCATGGCGTTCTACCCAGATCCTGAAGTTCTCGGCGCCACGGTACCGTGGCTAGTGATGCTAGAGAAGATAGGAGGTACTGCAGTAGTCACGCTCTTCGGTTTTGTGGTAGGGTGGACTTTGATCGAGACCGCCACAGGGATTGTTCATGCCATTATTGAAAGAATGCGAACCCACGCTATCGAAGCCGGCCGCCACCCGTTGACATCTTCACAAAATGCACTCTTTGCCACGGGTATGCTGATTTTATCGGTAGGACTGGCGCGCATCGGAATCGTTGATCTTATTGCTAAAGGGTACTCAGCCATGGCATACGGGATGATTCTCGTATATATTATTCCGCTGATGACGGTTGGTGTCTTTCGTATTATGAAGCCGGGATGGAAACGCGAATTCTGGGCGAAAGCGTGATGTTAAGTAGTGGAATTCTCTTGTAAGATTGATGCTAACTCCTTAGCGTTTGTGTCATCAGTTAGGCATTACAGACTGTGATTTATGATTCAATTAGAAATGCCGATTAAGTAGGAGCTAATCTGTGAATAAATATGCAATTCTTGTAGAAGGCGAGTTCAACTATCTATATGCCAAGACAGCCAATGCCATCCTCCGTTACTGTCCGGAAGAGGTGGTCTGCATTATCGATTCAACCAACGTCGGCAAGACATCGAAAGATGTAATCGGATATGGCGGCGATCTTCCCATTGTGGCCAGTGTGGATGATGCCCTCGCCTACGAACCACGCAAACTGTTGATCGGAATAGCTAATCCCGGCGGTATTCTTCCCGATTCATGGCGACAATCTATCGTCACAGCTATCGAGAGTGAGCTCGAAGTCATCTGCGGGCTTCACTTTTTTCTCAACGATGATCCGGAATTCTCGCGCCTGGCGAAAAAGCATGGAGTGAAGCTCACCGATCTGCGCCGCCCGCCTTCGCCGCTACCTTTTTCTAAGGGGACATGGCAGACCCGCAAGACGCCTGTCCTCCTGACGGTGGGGACCGACTGCGATACCGGAAAGATGACAGCGGCATGGGAGCTGAAGAATCTGCTGGAGGAGAAGGGTAAGACGGCGGCATTCGTTGGCACAGGACAGACAGGAATTCTGTTGGGAGGGTACGGAGCGGCAGTGGATGCGGTAGTAAGTGATTTTGTAGCTGGTACTATCGAAGCTGAGATTGATAAGGTCGGCGAAGATTACGACTTGATTATCGTAGAGGGGCAAGGGAGCATCACTCATATGGCTTACTCAGGGGTAACTCTCGGTCTCCTGCACGGGACAATGCCAGATTTTATGCTTATGGGTCATGAAGAGGAGCGGGAGATGGATACTTTCGACTACCCTATGATAGACTTTGATACAATCATGGATCTTTATCTCAGACTGGTGA
Encoded proteins:
- a CDS encoding potassium transporter TrkG — encoded protein: MLLPAVCSLFYGESDLEGILISAGITLAVTLPVWFFTRGEVQLGIKDGFAIVTLTWTCVAAFGALPFILTGAIPNITDAFFESMSGVTTTGASIIGNIATLPHLSNGVESLPHGVLFWRSFIQWIGGMGIIVFSIAILPLLGVGGVQLFRAEVPGPVPDKIKPRVQETAKILWLVYCGVSLTEMILLALGGMSIFDAMCHTFTTMATGGFSTKNISIGYFDSSYIHYVITFFMFLAGVNFTLHWRALTGNIKEGYFKDGEFKFYGGLILLFTLFVIINNVIQHGTVGHALFRDSLFQVVSIITTTGYGTADYTLWGPFSQIVFLLLMFFGGCAGSTGGGMKMARIMVVTKYSLSEVKRLLHPRAVIPVRVGRRMIADEVIRNTLGFVLFYVSIFVGVSVVLTAMGFDLVSALGATAASIGNVGPGLGSVGPSANYAHFPDLAKWLLCLCMLLGRLEIFTVIVLFSRSFWKR
- a CDS encoding aldehyde dehydrogenase family protein, producing MNESETISSSERASVYSQTAETSVFENGLLRCINPATMETITKLNISTEKEIREKIDSLKEAQQEWSALSSKDRAKVLKKMRKHLVERMDEVMEVILKETGKTDFDGIIEILTTVEIMRFVSSAGPRTLASEKRSMGIVMKTKRGSVQYLPFGIVGIISPWNYPLILSASPVVQALMGGNGVLLKPSEYTPLTALKMKEVFDEGGLPAGLLQVVIGGGDLGEAIVASPDTDLICFIGSVKVGKLIGVACAEQMKPVILELGGKDPLIVLADANIERAARAAVWGGFHNAGQTCISVERVYVEEAVADQFIERVSQLAIETQMGSQQSTCDLGSMTTNPQAAKVLAQIADARKRGANIMVGGQELPNREGHFIQPTVVVDVDETMELMNRETFGPVIAISKVKDADEAVDRSNSLSYGLNASIFTQDLKKARELSKRIQAGNICINDVESNYLCVSLPFGGTGSSGYGRLQGVEGIKAFAQVQAVCEDRFGLKRELWWFPVSDGVKKLFRALIKILYG
- the trkA gene encoding Trk system potassium transporter TrkA, yielding MRIVVIGAGEVGYQLAKGLSEENLDITIIDINPDKVHRAMDTLDVIALQGDGASQEVLKEARVQEADIVVAVTRIDEVNLIASQLSHELGARKIIARLRNTDYSKKDTIIHPEKFGIDKVIHPEMAATDEIIRLVMQTAATSVDDFEGGKLQLIGLRLSNGCPVIGNVLVEIRQENPDFAFNAVCVLRGNRTIVPHGDSVFEPGDIWYFLVKKERVENLLKVLGKHIKETQNVIILGGGKIGRTVARLLQDKIDVRLIDSNQKKAEKLAQELEKTLILHGDGTDIEFLRSESIEDVDSFIAVTQNEQTNLLSALLAKHLGVRQSLVHVSTTEYIPVMKVIGMDSVVSKNMSTVKEILEYIKSDEKIIVTDFEDVDVEAIEFSPQPGCKATRNILSEIKFPSDCVVGAVNHHGHISIAQGDTQLSEEDIVLVFVMPAVLPKIEKLFS
- a CDS encoding enoyl-CoA hydratase-related protein, whose product is MSTVLKEAKERCGVITVNRPEVLNAVNQKTMEELKDAFMDFRRDSGVGVIILTGAGEKSFIAGADITEMSSASATEAVELITGGEMISTQEAEEMGLVNHVVPPEDLMPKAMEIANSILSRGPEAVRLSLEAIQHGMEMTLAERLDYEANLLGIVFSTEDKDEGTTAFMEKRKPKFQGK
- a CDS encoding DUF1611 domain-containing protein yields the protein MNKYAILVEGEFNYLYAKTANAILRYCPEEVVCIIDSTNVGKTSKDVIGYGGDLPIVASVDDALAYEPRKLLIGIANPGGILPDSWRQSIVTAIESELEVICGLHFFLNDDPEFSRLAKKHGVKLTDLRRPPSPLPFSKGTWQTRKTPVLLTVGTDCDTGKMTAAWELKNLLEEKGKTAAFVGTGQTGILLGGYGAAVDAVVSDFVAGTIEAEIDKVGEDYDLIIVEGQGSITHMAYSGVTLGLLHGTMPDFMLMGHEEEREMDTFDYPMIDFDTIMDLYLRLVRVFKPCEVVGIGLLTHLLNEEKAKAAVRKYEKRYGIPTTDFIRFGSRDVLNNILSKLRD